Part of the Natronobacterium gregoryi SP2 genome, AGGTCGAGGAAGAGGGAATGCAGGCGTTCTCCGGCCTCATGGGCGAGTGTATGGGTGCCCTCCGTGGAAAGGCAGACGGCGACCTCGTCAGCGAGTTGCTACGCGAGGAGATCCAGAAGCGGGCCTGATCCGTTCGTCGCTCGAGGTTCTACGTGTCTCGAGGTTCTACGTGTAGTTTCCCCGTTCGGGCACACCGGGCACGATCACGTTCCGGGGACCCCGATGGCGTCGTACGTCGTCAGCTCCGCGGTTGCCAGGACGTACAACACGACGAGGACGGCGATCCACGCGACCAGCGTGATCCCCGCAGCGTCGATCCAGCCGCCCGGGTACCGGCGTTTGACGACCGCGAGATAGGCAAGCAGGACGATCGCCGGCCCGAGAAGCGGGACCCAGCCGAAGAAGAAGCCGACGACACCCCAGACGATCGCACCGAGCAGTGCCGTGAACACGGCGTATGTGTAGTCACTGACGTCGGCGATGAGCCACGCGCCGACGTGGATACCGAGCGCGCCGATTAGGAGGCTGACGACGAAGACGACGAGGCTGTCGATCATGACGGTCTCGTTCGTATCGTTTTCGGTACGAAAACAAATAGTTGGCTGGTCTCGACGGCCGACACCGGTCGGACGGCCGAGACAGTGCCCGAGTAGTCGTCGCGTGCGGAGAGCGGTCCGACAGCCTCGTTCCTCAACATCCACCCGCGCTGAAGGGCGGCGCTTTCTCCTCGATTTCCGTAACCGGACCAGACCAAAGCCGTCGACTCGAGTACCCGCTACTCGTCGACCAGTTCCTCGAGTAGCGTTTCCAGTTCGTAACTCTGCAGTGCATCACGCTCCTCGATCGCCGAGATCACGAACGTCGAGTCGGTTCGGTCGACGCCCTCGAGTTGCTCGAAGTCGGCGATGAGGCGTTCGACGGTCTCGCTGCTGCTCAGTCGGGCGACGACGATGAAGTCGGTCTCGCCCATAGTGAAGTAGACATTCGTGACGCCCTCGATCGTCAACAACCGGTCCGCAAACTCCTCGTAAGAACCTCGGTAATCCGCGTGGACTTCCACGAGGACTGTCACGCCGAGACCGAGCTTCTCGAGGTCGAAGTCGTAGCGGTCGTTCGTGATGACCCCCTCCTCGCGGAGATTCGAAAGCCGATAATGAATCGTCGAGACAGGAATATCGGTCTCCTCGTGGAGGCGTTCTGGGCTTCCAGTCTCGAGTTCCGAGATAGCTTTCAACAACCGTACGTCGCGTTCGTCCATGCGTTGACGGTCACGATAGACCGGAATAAATAGTTCTCGACATATAGTCTTGCCCATTACTACAACCACGGCCATTTTTATTGAACTGAGTTCGACTACAGTCAGTTTTCACAGATCTCACTCAACTATCTCGCCCTTCTATTGTAGAAAGTACTAAATAGATGCGGCAATTGTGAACTATACATGACTTTACTCGGGTCTATTCCAGACACGTACCGAGATGGGGTGCTCTTTTCGATACTGGCGCTCTGTTGGGGGAGTTCGTTCGTTGCAATCGAAGTCGGCCTCGAGTACGTCCCACCGCTGCTGTTTGCCGGGCTTCGCTACGCGCTGGCAGGTGTGGTCGTCCTCGGCTATGCAGCCGTCGTGACCGACAAAACGTGGCCCACCACGTTTGGCGAGTGGCTTGCAGTCAGCGTCGCCGGCGTGTTCGTCATCGCCCTCTACCACGGGCTGTTGTACATCGGCGAGTTGTACGTCTCGGGTGCCGTCGCCGCGACGGTCGTCAGCACGGCTCCGATCCTCACGGTCGTCTTCGCCAGCCTCCTGTTTTCAGAAAAGCGGCTGGGACCGGTCGGGATCGTCGGCTTCATGCTGGGACTCGTCGGCGTCGTCATGGTCGTCCAGCCGTCACCAGGAGCACTCGGCGGCGAAATGACCTACGGAGCCGCGATCGTCTTCGCCTCGGCAATCGCGTTCGCGCTCGGGGGTGTCCTCGTCAGACCGATCGACTCGAATCTCCCGATCGAGACGCTACAGGCCTGGGCGATGTTGCTCGGTGCCGGCGTGTTGCTCGGGTGGGCCGGACTGCGGGGCGAATCAGTAGCCACCATCGAGTTGACGTCGACGGCAATCCTCTCGTATGCCTACCTCACCTTCGTCTCCGGCGTCTTCGCCTTCCTGCTGTACTTCCAACTGCTCGACCGCAGCGGGGCGATCCAGGTCAACCTCGTCGGTTACGCCGAACCCGCGGTCGCGATCGGCGTGAGCTGGCTCGTGCTCGGCTCTGTCGTCGACTCGTTGACCATCGTCGGGCTGATGACGATCCTCGTCGGCTTCGTGCTCATCAAACGCAACGCGATCCGCCAACTTCTCCGCCCACACTTGACGACACACCGAACGGACCGGCCACACACCCCGGCAACCTCGAGCAATCACGCGGCAGCGAAAACAGACGGTGGAACGACGACGGAGACGGAGTCCGAGTCGGACTGAGACGGTTTGTTGTCCGTCACTTCCGACGCATCCGCGAGCTCAAGCGGTTGGGCTGGTAGCTCGCCAGCAACTCGGACGGGTTTCCCCCGGTTCGACTGGTGCGAAAGGACACAGCTGTCACATTAGTCGAACGTGGACGGTCGGACGACCACCGATCCGAATCGGCGTCGACGCTCCCTAGTGGTCCGTCGTGAAGGCCCAAGACTGTCCGCACTGCCCCTGAATCGACTACTTGGTCGTTGCTAGCACGGTCCCCACTAAGGTTTATCAACGAGAACGTGGCCGATTCGAACGATGACCGGAGCGCCACTCACGACCGTCTGTCACGTCCGTACACCTCTGCTGCTGGAGCCGATGGACAGCCAGGTCGAGACCCTACAGGCGTGTGAATCAGAGACACAAATCGACGACCTGTTGCTCCGGAGTTGGCCGAAAGAGGTCACACGGTCGGAGAACAGCCCCCACCAGGAAGTCCTCGAGACCTACGAGCGCTTCCGGTCGTGGGCAGACCAACGCGGCGTGAGCGTTCGCCCACCGTTCCGGGAACGAACCAGGACCTCCCCAGTGACCGGCGAGACACGTGAGTTGCTGGTGACGCCGCTTCTCTGTCTCGAGATTTACCACGACGACGAACTGATCGGTGTCTTTCCCCACTCCGAAGGCGAGGAGACCTATACGACCGACGAGGCAATCGCCGCCCTCCGAACGGGCGAGGTGCCGACGCCACTCGGTAAACCACCCACCGAGGCGACAGGCGAGAACGATGGATTCTGCCCCGACTGTGGCGCCTCGCTGGTCGACGGGCAGGGACTGTTCATCTGTCGGGAGTGTGGCTGGCTGGGGACAGTCGACGGGAGCGGACGGTTCGTCTCTCGAGAGGCGGAGTCTCGAAAAATGAAAGCAGACACACCCACGGTACAGTAGGACGGTCGGCAGACAGAGTCGCGAGGTCAGTCGTTCGTTTCGACGCTACCAGACCAGTAGTCGTTACTCCTCGACGAGATCACCGCTGTACTCGCCCTCGAGTGCGACGGTTGCGCCGTCACGAACGACCTCGAACGAGTCAGCCTCCGTTCCAAACGCCGTCTCGAGGCGGTTCTCGTCGACCCGCTGCTCGTCAGCGTAGATGACGGTCGTTCGCGCCACCGCGTCGCCGTCCTCGAGCATCGAGAGTTGCTGGTAGGCACCTCTTGCACCCGTGAACCCGTCGAAAGAGAACGTCAGAGTGTCAGCCTCGGCAGGACTCTCGAGCGTCTCCTCGTCGAACTCGCCGTCGGTGGTAGACAGTCCAAGCGTGATCCCGGCAATATCGCCGGTCCGAAGGAGTCGTGCGAACTCGTCGTTTCCCGAGGATGCGGCGTTGCGGTCGCCGGCGGCCGTTGCGACGGTCCGTTCGACGGCCTCGGCGGCGTCGAACTCGTCGTCGGTCTCCAGGTCCGATCCGCTGTAGGAGAAGACGTACGCGTCGTCGGTTACACCCACGACTTCGTCGGTCTCCGGGAACTCGTAGACGGCGTACTCGTCTGCCGTCGATTCGGACTCGTACCCCCACTCCTCGAGAGCGTCGGTGAAGCCGTCGACGTCGTAATCGCCGACAAGAACGTAGACGCCGTCGACGAAGACG contains:
- a CDS encoding HTH domain-containing protein, producing the protein MTGAPLTTVCHVRTPLLLEPMDSQVETLQACESETQIDDLLLRSWPKEVTRSENSPHQEVLETYERFRSWADQRGVSVRPPFRERTRTSPVTGETRELLVTPLLCLEIYHDDELIGVFPHSEGEETYTTDEAIAALRTGEVPTPLGKPPTEATGENDGFCPDCGASLVDGQGLFICRECGWLGTVDGSGRFVSREAESRKMKADTPTVQ
- a CDS encoding Lrp/AsnC family transcriptional regulator — protein: MDERDVRLLKAISELETGSPERLHEETDIPVSTIHYRLSNLREEGVITNDRYDFDLEKLGLGVTVLVEVHADYRGSYEEFADRLLTIEGVTNVYFTMGETDFIVVARLSSSETVERLIADFEQLEGVDRTDSTFVISAIEERDALQSYELETLLEELVDE
- a CDS encoding DMT family transporter, translating into MTLLGSIPDTYRDGVLFSILALCWGSSFVAIEVGLEYVPPLLFAGLRYALAGVVVLGYAAVVTDKTWPTTFGEWLAVSVAGVFVIALYHGLLYIGELYVSGAVAATVVSTAPILTVVFASLLFSEKRLGPVGIVGFMLGLVGVVMVVQPSPGALGGEMTYGAAIVFASAIAFALGGVLVRPIDSNLPIETLQAWAMLLGAGVLLGWAGLRGESVATIELTSTAILSYAYLTFVSGVFAFLLYFQLLDRSGAIQVNLVGYAEPAVAIGVSWLVLGSVVDSLTIVGLMTILVGFVLIKRNAIRQLLRPHLTTHRTDRPHTPATSSNHAAAKTDGGTTTETESESD